A genomic segment from Lutibacter sp. A80 encodes:
- a CDS encoding IS3 family transposase, giving the protein MLGVNRQVYYRSIKSRLHKQTVAQKVIVLVRDIRMLMPRLGGKKLYFLLKDKLSLLKVGRDKLFRILKANHMLIIPKRSYHITTDSHHRFRKHRNLVSSMDIEGPESVWVSDITYIGTRTNPSYLALITDAYSKKIVGYDVSKSLSMDGSLRALEMAINNRKYKESPLIHHSDRGLQYCSNEYQRLLENNEIKPSMTEKYDPYENAVAERINGILKQEFSVAQKIQDFKVKEKLVKNAIEIYNNIRPHLSNEMLTPIQMHAQKKIKPKQYKSKKLNNDVIIQL; this is encoded by the coding sequence TTGCTCGGGGTAAACAGACAGGTTTACTATAGATCCATAAAATCAAGACTTCATAAACAAACTGTAGCACAAAAAGTTATCGTTTTGGTTCGTGATATTCGGATGCTAATGCCAAGATTGGGTGGTAAGAAATTATACTTTCTGTTAAAGGATAAATTATCACTATTAAAAGTAGGAAGAGATAAATTGTTTAGAATACTAAAAGCTAACCATATGTTAATAATACCTAAAAGAAGCTACCACATAACTACAGACTCTCATCATAGATTTAGAAAGCACAGAAACCTTGTCAGCTCAATGGATATAGAAGGGCCTGAATCAGTTTGGGTGAGTGATATTACATATATCGGAACGAGAACCAACCCTTCGTATCTGGCATTAATCACAGATGCTTATTCTAAAAAGATTGTAGGATATGATGTGTCAAAATCTTTATCAATGGATGGTTCATTGAGGGCATTGGAAATGGCTATAAATAATAGAAAATACAAAGAAAGTCCATTAATACATCACTCTGATAGAGGGTTGCAATATTGCTCGAATGAATATCAAAGACTATTAGAAAACAATGAGATTAAGCCTAGTATGACTGAAAAATATGATCCATATGAAAATGCAGTTGCAGAGCGAATAAATGGAATTTTAAAACAGGAATTTAGTGTAGCACAGAAGATTCAAGATTTTAAAGTAAAGGAGAAACTGGTCAAAAATGCAATAGAAATATACAACAATATAAGACCTCATTTATCTAACGAAATGCTAACACCAATACAAATGCACGCACAAAAAAAAATTAAACCAAAACAATACAAATCAAAAAAGCTGAACAATGATGTCATTATTCAGCTTTAA
- a CDS encoding restriction endonuclease produces MIPDYQSIMLPLLKKISDGKVFKYRELIEVLSKDYNLTEQEQKELLPSGQQPIFDNRVGWANTYMKKAGLIKSEKRGHLQITDLGKKVLSDNPKEINNQFLKQFATFNDFTKVKKNGTTKSKEIKEIIEEEQTPEEMIEYANQKLTNDLSQELIETIKICSPRFFENLVIDLLLAMGYGGSRADAGKAIGKSNDGGIDGIIKEDKLGLDIIYVQAKRWDRTVPTREIRDFAGALLAKKAKKGIFISTSDFPKSAIEFVSQIEPKLILIDGHRLGQLMIEFNVGVSTQRTYSVKRIDSDYFEE; encoded by the coding sequence ATGATTCCAGATTATCAATCAATAATGCTTCCTCTTTTAAAAAAAATATCAGATGGAAAAGTATTTAAATACAGAGAATTAATTGAAGTTCTATCTAAAGATTACAATCTAACTGAACAAGAACAAAAAGAGTTACTTCCAAGTGGTCAACAACCTATTTTTGATAATAGAGTTGGTTGGGCTAATACTTATATGAAAAAAGCTGGTTTAATAAAATCAGAAAAAAGAGGACATTTACAAATTACTGATTTAGGAAAAAAGGTATTAAGTGATAATCCTAAAGAAATAAACAATCAATTTTTAAAGCAATTTGCTACATTCAATGACTTTACTAAAGTCAAGAAAAATGGGACTACAAAGTCAAAAGAAATAAAGGAGATTATTGAGGAAGAACAAACTCCAGAAGAAATGATCGAATATGCAAATCAAAAACTGACAAACGATTTATCTCAAGAACTTATAGAAACAATCAAAATTTGCTCTCCAAGATTCTTTGAAAATCTGGTTATCGATTTATTATTAGCAATGGGCTATGGAGGTTCGAGAGCTGATGCAGGAAAAGCAATTGGAAAATCAAATGATGGAGGAATTGATGGAATAATTAAAGAGGATAAATTAGGTTTAGATATTATTTACGTTCAAGCTAAAAGGTGGGACAGAACAGTTCCAACCAGAGAAATAAGAGATTTTGCAGGAGCTTTATTAGCTAAAAAAGCTAAAAAAGGTATTTTTATTTCAACTTCAGATTTTCCGAAAAGTGCTATAGAATTTGTAAGTCAAATAGAACCGAAATTAATTTTAATTGATGGACATAGATTAGGTCAATTGATGATAGAATTTAATGTGGGAGTTTCTACTCAAAGAACTTATAGTGTAAAAAGAATAGATAGTGATTATTTTGAAGAATAA
- a CDS encoding ribonucleotide-diphosphate reductase subunit beta, with protein sequence MSFIEPILQENKDRFVIFPIQHQDIWEWYKKQEASIWTAEEIDLHQDVIDWENKLNDDERYFIKHILAFFAASDGIVNENLAENFVSEVQYSEAKFFYGFQIMMENIHSEVYSLLIDTYVKNEAEKDDLFKAIEVFPAIKLKADWALKWIESPSFAERLIAFAAVEGIFFSGSFCSIFWLKKRGLLPGLTFSNELISRDEGLHCDFAVHLHNNHIVQKVPKERITEILVDALDIERVFITESLPVSLIGMNAKLMTQYLEFVTDRLLLEFGCEKVYNSTNPFDFMEMISLEGKTNFFEKRVSDYQKAGVKSGGTGSISFDADF encoded by the coding sequence ATGTCGTTTATCGAACCTATTTTGCAAGAAAACAAAGACCGATTTGTAATTTTTCCTATTCAACACCAAGATATTTGGGAATGGTATAAAAAACAAGAAGCAAGTATTTGGACTGCAGAAGAAATTGATTTACATCAAGATGTAATAGATTGGGAAAATAAATTAAATGACGACGAACGTTATTTTATTAAACACATTTTAGCATTTTTTGCTGCATCAGATGGAATTGTTAATGAAAATTTAGCTGAAAACTTTGTAAGTGAAGTTCAATATTCTGAAGCAAAATTCTTTTATGGTTTTCAAATTATGATGGAAAATATACACTCTGAAGTATATTCATTATTAATAGACACCTATGTTAAAAACGAAGCTGAAAAAGACGATTTATTTAAAGCTATTGAAGTATTCCCTGCTATAAAATTAAAAGCTGATTGGGCTTTAAAATGGATTGAAAGTCCAAGTTTTGCAGAACGTTTAATTGCTTTTGCAGCTGTTGAAGGTATTTTCTTCTCTGGAAGTTTTTGTTCAATTTTTTGGTTAAAAAAACGTGGATTATTACCAGGTTTAACTTTTTCTAACGAATTAATTTCTAGAGATGAAGGTTTACATTGTGATTTTGCAGTGCACTTACACAACAACCACATTGTACAAAAAGTACCAAAAGAGCGTATTACAGAAATATTAGTTGATGCGCTTGATATAGAACGTGTATTTATAACCGAATCACTTCCTGTTAGCTTAATTGGAATGAATGCTAAATTAATGACCCAGTATTTAGAATTTGTAACAGATAGATTACTTCTAGAATTTGGTTGTGAAAAAGTTTACAATTCAACAAACCCATTTGATTTTATGGAAATGATTTCCTTAGAAGGTAAAACTAACTTCTTTGAAAAACGCGTTTCAGATTATCAAAAAGCAGGAGTAAAATCTGGTGGAACTGGAAGTATCAGTTTCGATGCCGACTTTTAA
- a CDS encoding sulfatase: protein MNFNKLIIWTFLSFILATSCKQPKLLKNPNILLICVDDLRPELKSFGATYISSPNIDKFTEKSVSFYNHFVNAPSCGPSRYTMLTGKYGPATNNALFLRANKITKGAKIDPSMPEWFKTHGYTTVSVGKVSHHPGGRGGKDWNDTTIVEIPNAWDKHLMPVAEWEHPRGAMHGLAHGEIRVNSNKMDVFQTVEGADTIYPDGAITNEALKQLKSLTNTNEKPFFLAVGLIKPHLPFGAPKVYFDKYKNIDLPLIKHPQKPEGQTTWHNSSEFMKYNLWGKNPNKDSLFADEVRRHYAACVSYADAQIGKILTELKRTGADKNTIIVLWGDHGWHLGEHAIWGKHSLFEESLNSPMVIQYPKMNNKGAKSNAIVETLDIFPTLCDLSGIETPTFTQGTSLRTILENPKTEGHVAVAYKNNATTIRTKTHRLVLHNNGFVELYDHTTPEKETKNVANKYPKLVEDLKKQLNVKLKQ, encoded by the coding sequence ATGAATTTCAATAAATTAATTATTTGGACATTTTTGTCATTTATTTTAGCAACTAGCTGTAAACAACCAAAACTTTTAAAAAATCCTAATATTTTACTTATTTGTGTAGACGATTTACGTCCAGAACTAAAAAGCTTTGGAGCAACTTACATCAGCTCTCCAAATATTGACAAGTTTACCGAAAAAAGCGTTTCTTTTTATAACCATTTTGTAAACGCCCCAAGTTGTGGACCCTCACGCTATACTATGCTAACAGGAAAATACGGACCCGCTACTAATAACGCACTTTTTTTAAGAGCAAACAAAATTACCAAAGGAGCTAAAATAGATCCAAGTATGCCCGAATGGTTTAAAACACATGGCTATACTACAGTTTCTGTTGGAAAAGTTTCTCATCATCCTGGCGGAAGAGGTGGTAAAGATTGGAATGATACTACCATTGTTGAAATTCCAAATGCGTGGGACAAACACTTAATGCCTGTAGCTGAATGGGAACACCCACGTGGTGCTATGCACGGATTAGCACATGGAGAAATTCGTGTAAATAGCAACAAAATGGATGTCTTTCAAACTGTTGAAGGAGCAGATACAATTTATCCAGATGGAGCAATTACAAATGAGGCTTTAAAACAATTAAAATCTCTAACAAACACTAATGAAAAACCATTTTTTTTAGCTGTTGGACTTATAAAACCACATTTACCTTTTGGAGCTCCAAAAGTTTACTTTGATAAGTATAAAAATATAGATTTACCTTTAATTAAACACCCTCAAAAACCTGAAGGACAAACAACTTGGCATAATTCCTCTGAATTTATGAAATACAACCTCTGGGGTAAAAATCCAAATAAAGACTCCTTATTTGCAGATGAAGTCCGCCGCCATTATGCAGCTTGTGTTAGCTATGCAGATGCACAAATAGGAAAAATTTTAACTGAATTAAAACGTACTGGAGCCGACAAAAACACCATTATTGTACTTTGGGGTGACCACGGCTGGCATTTGGGAGAACATGCAATTTGGGGAAAACATAGTTTATTTGAAGAATCTTTAAATTCTCCAATGGTAATTCAATACCCAAAAATGAACAATAAAGGAGCAAAATCCAATGCAATAGTTGAAACATTAGACATATTTCCTACACTTTGCGATTTATCAGGTATTGAAACTCCCACATTTACTCAAGGAACATCTCTTAGAACCATATTAGAAAACCCTAAAACCGAAGGGCATGTAGCAGTTGCATATAAAAATAACGCAACAACCATACGCACCAAAACACATCGTTTAGTATTACACAACAATGGTTTTGTAGAATTATACGACCATACAACACCTGAAAAAGAAACTAAAAACGTGGCTAATAAATATCCAAAATTAGTGGAAGATTTAAAAAAACAACTAAATGTAAAATTAAAGCAATAA
- a CDS encoding ribonucleoside-diphosphate reductase subunit alpha has translation MFVLKRDGRKEPVMFDKITARVRKMCYGLNSLVDPVKVAMRVIEGLYDGVTTSELDNLAAETAATMTVQHPDYARLAARIAVSNLHKNTKKTFSEVMTDLYNYVNPRTGKKAPLLSDETYKVIMDNAAKLDSTIIYNRDFGYDYFGFKTLERSYLLKLNGQIAERPQHMLMRVAIGIHQNDIDEAIETYELMSKKIFTHATPTLFNSGTPKPQMSSCFLLQIQDDSIDGIYDTLKQTAKISQSAGGIGLSIHNVRATGSYIRGTNGTSNGIVPMLKVYNDTARYVDQGGGKRKGSFAIYMEPWHADVFDFLDLRKNTGAEEKRARDLFYAMWIPDLFMKRVEENGDWTLMCPNECPHLFDTYGDEFEKLYTGYEKVGKGRKTIKARELWEKILEAQIETGNPYMLYKDAANRKSNQKNLGTIRSSNLCTEIMEYTAKDEVAVCNLASIAIPMFIEENKNGEKFFNHQKLFKVTKKITRNLDTVIDRNYYPVKEAENSNFRHRPIGLGIQGLADAFIMLRMPFTSDEAKKLNEEIFETIYFAAVTSSMEIAKAKEPYSTYEGSPMSKGEFQFNLWGISEDDLSGRWDWKALRKEVLENGVRNSLLVAPMPTASTSQILGNNEAFEPYTSNIYTRRVLSGEYIIVNKHLLEDLVELGLWNNEMKENIMRANGSIQHIDVIPQELKDLYKTVWEMSMKDIIDMSRQRGYFIDQSQSLNLFMQDANYSKLTSMHFYAWKSGLKTGMYYLRTKSAVNAIQFTVSKEKKAEDAPLSPEELKAMLIASQNNPDDCEMCGS, from the coding sequence ATGTTTGTACTAAAAAGAGATGGAAGAAAAGAACCTGTAATGTTCGATAAAATTACAGCAAGAGTAAGAAAAATGTGTTATGGCTTAAACAGCTTAGTAGACCCTGTTAAGGTTGCTATGCGTGTTATTGAAGGCCTTTACGATGGTGTTACTACTTCCGAACTCGATAATTTAGCCGCTGAAACTGCTGCTACAATGACTGTACAACACCCAGATTATGCGCGTTTAGCTGCTAGAATTGCAGTTTCTAACCTACATAAAAATACCAAAAAAACTTTTTCTGAGGTGATGACGGATTTATACAATTATGTAAATCCTAGAACTGGAAAAAAGGCTCCTTTATTATCTGACGAAACGTATAAGGTAATTATGGATAATGCTGCAAAACTAGATTCAACAATAATTTACAACAGAGATTTTGGCTATGATTATTTTGGATTTAAAACATTAGAACGCTCTTATTTACTAAAATTAAACGGACAAATTGCAGAACGTCCGCAACATATGTTAATGCGTGTTGCTATTGGTATTCATCAAAATGATATTGATGAGGCTATAGAAACTTACGAGTTAATGTCTAAAAAGATATTTACACACGCAACACCTACTCTTTTCAACTCAGGAACACCAAAACCTCAAATGTCTTCTTGTTTCTTATTACAAATACAAGACGATAGTATTGATGGAATTTACGACACCTTAAAACAAACCGCTAAAATTTCGCAATCTGCTGGTGGAATTGGTTTGTCTATTCATAATGTACGTGCAACTGGATCTTATATTAGAGGTACCAATGGAACTTCTAATGGAATTGTACCAATGTTAAAAGTTTATAATGATACAGCGCGTTATGTAGACCAAGGTGGTGGAAAACGTAAAGGTTCTTTTGCTATTTATATGGAACCTTGGCACGCCGATGTTTTCGACTTTTTAGACCTTCGTAAAAATACTGGAGCAGAAGAAAAACGTGCAAGAGACCTGTTTTATGCCATGTGGATTCCAGATTTATTTATGAAACGTGTTGAAGAAAATGGAGATTGGACCTTAATGTGCCCAAATGAATGTCCACACTTATTTGACACCTATGGAGATGAATTTGAAAAACTATATACAGGCTACGAAAAAGTAGGAAAAGGAAGAAAAACAATTAAAGCTAGAGAACTTTGGGAAAAGATTTTAGAAGCTCAAATTGAAACTGGAAATCCATATATGCTGTATAAAGATGCAGCCAATAGAAAATCAAATCAAAAGAATTTAGGAACCATTCGTTCTTCAAATTTATGTACCGAAATAATGGAATATACCGCAAAAGACGAAGTTGCTGTTTGTAATTTAGCATCTATTGCAATTCCAATGTTTATTGAAGAAAATAAAAACGGTGAAAAATTCTTCAACCATCAAAAACTTTTTAAAGTAACTAAAAAAATTACACGTAATTTAGATACAGTTATAGACCGCAATTACTACCCTGTAAAAGAGGCTGAAAATTCAAACTTCCGCCACAGACCAATTGGCTTAGGAATTCAAGGCTTAGCCGATGCTTTTATTATGTTACGTATGCCTTTTACCAGTGATGAAGCAAAAAAATTAAACGAAGAAATTTTTGAAACTATATACTTTGCCGCAGTAACCTCTTCTATGGAAATTGCAAAAGCAAAAGAACCATACTCTACATACGAAGGCTCTCCAATGTCTAAAGGAGAATTTCAATTTAATTTGTGGGGTATTTCTGAAGATGATTTAAGTGGACGCTGGGATTGGAAAGCATTGCGCAAAGAAGTATTGGAAAATGGTGTTAGAAACTCTTTATTAGTAGCTCCAATGCCAACAGCTTCTACTTCTCAAATATTAGGAAATAACGAAGCTTTTGAACCTTACACTTCTAATATTTACACCCGAAGAGTTTTAAGTGGTGAATATATTATTGTAAACAAACACTTGTTAGAAGATCTAGTAGAATTAGGCTTGTGGAATAATGAAATGAAAGAAAATATTATGCGTGCTAATGGTTCTATTCAACATATAGATGTAATTCCTCAAGAATTAAAAGATTTGTATAAAACCGTTTGGGAAATGAGTATGAAAGATATTATAGATATGTCTCGACAAAGAGGTTACTTTATAGATCAATCGCAATCTTTAAACTTATTTATGCAAGATGCTAATTATTCTAAACTTACATCTATGCACTTTTATGCTTGGAAAAGCGGATTAAAAACTGGAATGTACTATTTACGTACTAAAAGTGCTGTAAATGCAATACAATTTACAGTTTCTAAGGAAAAGAAAGCAGAAGACGCGCCACTTAGTCCAGAAGAACTTAAAGCAATGTTAATTGCCTCTCAAAACAATCCTGATGATTGTGAAATGTGTGGTTCTTAA